Proteins encoded within one genomic window of Equus caballus isolate H_3958 breed thoroughbred chromosome 20, TB-T2T, whole genome shotgun sequence:
- the NRSN1 gene encoding neurensin-1, producing the protein MSSCSNICGSKQAQAATEGGYQRYGVRSYLHQFYEDCTTSIWEYEDDFQIQRSPNRWSSVFWKVGLISGTVFVILGLTVLAVGFLVPPKIEAFGEADFVVVDTHAVQFNGALDMCKLAGAVLFCIGGTSMAGCLLMSVFAKSYSKEEKFLQQKFKERIADIKAHTQPVTKAPGPGETKIPVTLTRVQNVQPIAAT; encoded by the exons ATGAGTTCTTGCAGCAACATCTGTGGGTCCAAGCAGGCACAGGCTGCTACTGAGGGTGGGTACCAGCGCTACGGAGTCCGGTCCTACCTGCACCAGTTTTATGAGGACTGTACCACCTCAATCTGGGAGTATGAGGATGATTTCCAGATCCAGAGATCACCTAACAGGTGGAGCTCAGTATTCTGGAAG GTCGGACTCATCTCTGGCACAGTCTTCGTGATTCTTGGATTGACTGTTCTGGCAGTGGGCTTTCTTGTGCCCCCCAAAATCGAAGCCTTTGGCGAAGCCGATTTTGTGGTGGTTGACACTCATGCTGTCCAGTTTAACGGAGCCCTTGACATGTGCAAGCTGGCAGGAGCCGTTCTCTTCTGCATTGGGGGCACGTCCATGGCAGGGTGCCTGCTGATGTCGGTGTTTGCAAAAAGctactccaaagaagaaaaattccttCAGCAGAAGTTTAAAGAGCGAATAGCAGACATCAAGGCCCACACCCAGCCCGTTACAAAAGCTCCGGGCCCGGGGGAAACGAAGATTCCAGTCACTTTGACCAGGGTTCAAAATGTCCAGCCTATAGCAGCAACCTGA